The following proteins are co-located in the Solanum pennellii chromosome 1, SPENNV200 genome:
- the LOC107017723 gene encoding uncharacterized protein LOC107017723: MVFRRILVLMMGCLGCADQTTEQNANNNMESKSSVVDESAITTLRVRLNDGRYLAYRERGVPKNKSKYSIILVHGFGSSKEMNFMASDELLDGMEIYLLIYDRAGYGESDPNPKRSVKSEASDIEELADQLQLGSKYYVIGVSLGCYPAWSCIKRIPQKLGGVALIVPFINYKWRSLPDDLTKDDYRKQLCRLMLLLTCYTPGLLHWWFTQKMFPSATVLEGNPKFFCDKDLAVLKNTDGYQLFTQDGIRKRRVFDSLRRDFIVAFSKWDFDPLELSNPYPQNESSVHIWQGYEDKVVPVHLQRHVSQTLPWIRYHEVPDGGHLLVYDTAVCEAVLKSLLLGEDPPLYRPKLGV; encoded by the exons ATGGTTTTCAGAAGAATTCTTGTTTTGATGATGGGATGTCTGGGATGTGCTGATCAGACGACAGAACAAAATGCTAATAATAATATGGAATCCAAGTCATCAGTTGTAGATGAATCTGCTATTACTACTCTTAGAGTCAGACTTAATGATGGGAGGTACCTGGCTTATAGAGAAAGAGGAGTACCTAAGAACAAGTCCAAATACAGCATCATTCTTGTTCATGGATTTGGCAGCTCCAAAGAAATGAACTTTATGGCTTCTGAT GAACTCCTGGATGGAATGGAGATATACCTCCTGATATACGACAGAGCTGGATACGGAGAGAGTGATCCAAATCCAAAACGATCCGTTAAAAGTGAAGCATCTGATATCGAAGAGTTAGCTGATCAATTGCAATTAGGATCTAAGTATTATGTTATTGGCGTGTCGTTGGGATGTTACCCTGCTTGGAGCTGCATCAAACGCATTCCTCAAAA GCTTGGAGGAGTGGCATTAATAGTCCCGTTTATCAATTACAAATGGCGCTCGCTACCTGATGATCTCACGAAGGATGATTACCGGAAACAACTCTGCCGACTTATGCTTTTGCTCACATGCTATACTCCGGGGCTATTACATTGGTGGTTCACTCAAAAAATGTTCCCATCAGCTACTGTTCTTGAAGGAAatcctaaatttttttgtgacaAAGACTTGGCCGTCTTGAAGAATACAGACGGATATCAATTGTTCACTCAG GACGGGATAAGGAAACGAAGGGTATTTGACTCCCTTCGTCGTGATTTTATTGTGGCGTTTAGCAAGTGGGATTTTGATCCGCTGGAGCTAAGTAACCCATATCCACAAAACGAAAGCTCTGTTCACATATGGCAAGGTTATGAGGACAAGGTTGTGCCCGTTCACTTACAAAGACACGTCTCGCAAACGCTCCCTTGGATTCGGTATCATGAAGTTCCTGATGGTGGCCATTTGCTTGTGTATGATACTGCTGTGTGTGAAGCTGTCTTGAAATCACTTTTGCTTGGAGAAGATCCTCCATTGTACAGGCCTAAATTAGGTGTTTGA